From one Desmodus rotundus isolate HL8 chromosome X, HLdesRot8A.1, whole genome shotgun sequence genomic stretch:
- the LOC112310276 gene encoding ras-related protein Rab-2B encodes MTYVYLFKYIIIGDTGVGKSCLLLQFTDKRFQPVHDLTIGVEFEACMVNIDGKQIKLQIWDTAGQESFRSITRSYYRGAAGALLVYDITRRETFNHLISWLEDAQQHSSSNMVIMLIGNKSDLESHRDVKREEGAAFAHEHGLIFMETSAKTACNVEEAFINTAKEIYRQIQQGLFDVHNEATGIKIGPQQCISTSVGPSTAQRNSGDIEFNSGCC; translated from the coding sequence ATGACTTatgtttatctcttcaaatacATTATCATCGGGGACACAGGTGTGGGGAAGTCATGTCTCCTCCTGCAGTTTACAGACAAGCGGTTCCAACCTGTCCATGACCTCACAATAGGTGTGGAGTTTGAGGCCTGTATGGTCAACATTGATGGAAAACAAATCAAACTACAAATCTGGGATACGGCTGGGCAAGAATCCTTCCGTTCTATCACCCGTTCCTACTACAGGGGAGCAGCTGGAGCACTGCTGGTGTATGACATCACAAGGCGTGAAACCTTCAACCACCTGATCTCATGGTTAGAGGATGCCCAGCAACACTCTAGCTCCAACATGGTTATCATGCTGATTGGGAATAAGAGTGACTTAGAGTCCCACAGGGATgtgaagagagaagaaggagcgGCCTTTGCTCATGAGCATGGACTTATATTCATGGAAACTTCAGCCAAAACAGCCTGCAATGTTGAAGAGGCTTTCATTAATACAGCCAAAGAAATATATAGGCAGATCCAGCAGGGTTTATTTGATGTCCACAATGAGGCAACTGGCATCAAGATCGGTCCTCAACAGTGTATTTCAACTTCAGTGGGACCCAGCACCGCCCAGCGGAACTCTGGTGACATAGAGTTCAACTCTGGCTGCTGCTGA